The Muricauda sp. SCSIO 65647 genome includes a region encoding these proteins:
- a CDS encoding FAD-dependent oxidoreductase → MKDPRFPELTARQIAILKNYGEIESYPEPARIFTLGDLQYDFFVVMAGEVSIEDPYNDDNVIVVHKKNEFTGDSGMLSNRGAQFHAVARPNTCVLRIKPKRLKEAIAKYSDISDVLLNAFLQRQETVLSEFVGGIRLVGSGTSKETYAIRDFMEKNHIWYNFLDVDSSTEARELLNNFGLSKNDLPILINSDAKVCQNPSLDELARYAGVLMDFEDEVFDLLVIGAGPAGLAASVYAASEGLSVVTIDSKAPGGQAGKSSKIENYLGFPTGISGNDLANRAYVQAQKFGCNISIPHKAENIEFTGNHFIVTATNDKTIKTKAVMAATGANYRQLPIENIEKYEGSGVYYSATGMNASACKDELVGVVGGGNSAGQAALFLADHAKEVHVILRGGNLGAKMSDYLVQRIEAAENIYVHLFTEVKELHGQYHLESVVLAGGKGETTKKSITNLFTFIGAKPCTDWLKGLVATDERGFICTGPGIKEEDLHQCSIFRKRKPQSLETSMPGFFAVGDVRKGSVKRVASAVGEGSMAVSQVHQFLADLKNTETVEA, encoded by the coding sequence ATGAAAGACCCAAGATTTCCTGAGTTGACCGCACGTCAGATTGCCATTCTGAAGAATTACGGTGAAATTGAAAGTTACCCTGAACCCGCCAGAATATTTACCTTGGGGGATTTGCAGTACGATTTTTTTGTGGTGATGGCAGGCGAAGTATCCATCGAAGACCCCTACAATGATGACAATGTGATCGTAGTGCACAAAAAAAACGAGTTTACCGGTGACAGTGGCATGCTGTCGAACCGTGGCGCGCAATTTCATGCCGTTGCCAGGCCCAACACCTGTGTGCTGCGAATCAAGCCAAAGCGATTGAAAGAGGCCATTGCCAAGTACAGCGATATCAGCGATGTGCTGCTCAATGCCTTTTTGCAACGTCAAGAAACGGTTCTATCAGAGTTTGTGGGGGGCATAAGGCTTGTCGGTTCGGGCACTTCGAAAGAGACCTACGCCATTCGTGATTTCATGGAGAAAAACCATATTTGGTATAATTTTTTGGATGTTGATTCTTCAACGGAGGCCCGAGAATTATTGAACAACTTTGGGCTTTCAAAAAACGATTTGCCCATATTGATCAATAGCGATGCCAAGGTTTGTCAGAATCCATCACTAGACGAATTGGCCCGTTATGCGGGGGTGTTGATGGATTTTGAGGATGAGGTCTTTGATCTGTTGGTCATCGGTGCGGGCCCGGCAGGTTTGGCAGCAAGTGTGTACGCCGCATCTGAGGGCCTTAGTGTGGTCACTATTGACAGCAAGGCACCCGGGGGGCAAGCGGGCAAGAGCTCAAAGATTGAAAATTATCTGGGCTTCCCCACAGGAATCTCGGGAAACGACCTTGCCAATAGGGCTTATGTTCAAGCGCAGAAATTCGGCTGTAATATTTCAATACCGCATAAAGCCGAGAATATCGAATTTACAGGAAATCATTTTATTGTAACGGCCACCAACGACAAGACCATAAAGACAAAGGCGGTAATGGCCGCCACAGGGGCCAATTATCGACAATTGCCCATTGAAAACATTGAGAAATATGAAGGCAGTGGGGTTTATTACTCGGCCACGGGAATGAATGCCTCGGCCTGCAAAGACGAATTGGTCGGTGTGGTAGGCGGTGGCAATTCGGCCGGTCAGGCCGCCCTTTTTTTGGCAGACCATGCGAAAGAAGTACATGTGATTTTACGCGGAGGTAACCTTGGGGCCAAAATGAGCGATTATCTTGTGCAACGTATCGAGGCGGCCGAAAACATTTATGTGCACCTTTTTACCGAGGTAAAAGAATTGCACGGCCAATATCATCTAGAGTCTGTGGTCTTAGCGGGCGGTAAGGGCGAGACAACCAAAAAAAGCATTACCAACCTTTTCACGTTTATTGGGGCCAAGCCCTGTACAGACTGGCTTAAGGGGCTGGTGGCCACCGATGAGCGTGGATTCATCTGCACAGGACCTGGAATAAAAGAGGAAGATTTGCACCAATGTTCCATTTTTAGAAAGCGCAAACCCCAATCACTTGAGACCAGTATGCCGGGCTTCTTTGCGGTGGGCGATGTGAGAAAAGGCTCTGTGAAACGCGTGGCCTCTGCCGTAGGTGAAGGCTCGATGGCGGTCAGTCAGGTACATCAATTTTTGGCAGACTTGAAAAACACGGAAACGGTTGAAGCCTGA
- a CDS encoding aspartate/glutamate racemase family protein — MKTIGLIGGMSWESSKVYYEYLNRMVNERLGGSHSAKVLMSSVDFAEIEKLSFTGDWDTIGAIMAEHAKKLETAGAEMVILGTNTIHLVSDFITQAIDLPFVHIATTTAEAIQKKGLKKVGLLGTKFTMEKDFYTKILEIDFGLDVVVPSEEERQMLQDIIYNELVKGIFDEASKNKCLGIIKKLRQSGAEGIILGCTELPLLIPGNEVDLPTFDTTKIHSQKVVDLALA; from the coding sequence ATGAAAACTATCGGATTGATCGGGGGCATGAGCTGGGAATCATCTAAGGTGTACTACGAATATCTCAATCGTATGGTCAATGAACGGCTGGGCGGCTCGCACTCTGCAAAAGTCTTGATGAGCTCTGTCGACTTTGCCGAGATCGAAAAACTATCTTTCACAGGCGATTGGGACACAATCGGAGCAATAATGGCCGAACATGCCAAAAAACTTGAAACGGCAGGGGCAGAAATGGTCATATTGGGCACCAACACCATACACTTGGTAAGCGATTTTATTACCCAAGCGATAGACTTGCCCTTTGTACATATCGCAACGACAACCGCCGAGGCCATACAAAAAAAGGGGCTGAAGAAGGTGGGGCTTCTTGGCACCAAATTCACAATGGAGAAAGATTTTTATACCAAAATTCTTGAGATTGATTTTGGTTTGGACGTCGTTGTTCCATCAGAAGAAGAAAGGCAAATGCTACAAGATATCATCTATAACGAGTTGGTAAAGGGTATTTTTGACGAGGCTTCAAAAAACAAATGCCTTGGCATCATCAAAAAACTCAGACAATCGGGGGCAGAGGGCATTATTTTGGGCTGTACAGAGCTTCCTTTATTGATTCCCGGCAACGAAGTCGATTTGCCCACTTTTGATACCACGAAAATCCACTCGCAAAAAGTCGTTGACCTCGCATTGGCATAA
- a CDS encoding DMT family transporter, with product MSKRTLAFMAAIGATLIYALNHTIAKGVMPTYVKPFGFIFLRVVGATLLFWGISFFGPKERVEKKDWFRLLVCALLGMSINMLSFFKGLELSTPINSSVLITISPIIVVLLSFFLLKERITFNKGFGIFLGFVGALVLILFGAEIRQDAPNIPLGNTLFVVNSAAYGAYLIIAKKLVEKYHPFTLMKWLFLIGLVINFPITFSEFLEIEWATMPLWVYGVIAFVVIGTTFLTYLFNIFAMTELKASTIGAFIYVQPVFGILFAMAMGKDQLTLVKILAGVLVLLGVYLASKRVRPNS from the coding sequence ATGAGCAAAAGAACGCTGGCCTTTATGGCCGCCATTGGGGCAACCCTGATTTATGCATTGAACCATACTATCGCCAAAGGGGTCATGCCGACCTATGTCAAACCCTTCGGATTCATTTTTTTGCGTGTTGTGGGGGCCACCCTCCTTTTTTGGGGCATCTCTTTCTTCGGGCCCAAAGAAAGAGTCGAAAAAAAAGATTGGTTCAGGCTGTTGGTCTGTGCCCTGTTGGGCATGTCGATCAACATGCTTTCCTTTTTTAAGGGATTAGAGCTTTCTACTCCCATCAACAGTTCGGTACTTATCACCATTAGCCCCATTATTGTGGTCTTGCTTTCTTTTTTTCTTTTAAAGGAAAGAATCACTTTTAACAAGGGGTTTGGAATCTTTCTAGGCTTTGTCGGTGCCCTGGTACTGATCTTGTTCGGAGCCGAAATACGGCAAGACGCCCCTAACATTCCCTTGGGCAACACCTTGTTCGTAGTCAATTCTGCAGCCTATGGTGCCTATCTTATCATCGCGAAAAAACTGGTTGAAAAATATCATCCTTTTACCTTGATGAAGTGGTTGTTCTTGATTGGCTTGGTCATCAACTTTCCTATCACCTTTTCAGAGTTTCTTGAAATCGAATGGGCCACTATGCCGCTGTGGGTCTATGGGGTCATTGCCTTTGTGGTGATAGGCACCACTTTTTTGACCTATCTCTTCAACATATTCGCGATGACCGAACTCAAGGCCAGTACCATTGGTGCCTTTATCTATGTGCAACCCGTTTTCGGAATCCTCTTTGCCATGGCCATGGGCAAAGACCAGCTCACCCTGGTCAAGATCTTGGCCGGCGTATTGGTACTGTTGGGTGTTTATTTGGCAAGTAAAAGGGTCAGACCAAATTCTTAG
- a CDS encoding nitronate monooxygenase family protein — protein sequence MSPSAPFINDLVLPAIAAPMFLISGPKLVIECCKNGIVGTFPALNQRTSEGFEEWLVEIKAELKRYEEKTGKKPAPFGVNLIVHPTNPRLEADLKLCVKHQVPLIITSLGAVRQVVDAVHSYGGLVFHDIIKKRHAQKAAEAGVDGLILVSAGAGGHAGTINPMTLVAEVKQFFTKTIILSGCISTGRDIASAMQMGADLAYMGTRFINAEESRAPDDYKQMIIEAGASDVTYTAAISGVHANFLSASLKAAGITEEDLKKDHKIDFGKELDTEAKAWKTIWSAGQGVATIANTLPVAALVAQLKEEFKSAVEEQAALLARFPK from the coding sequence ATGAGCCCTAGCGCACCTTTTATCAACGATCTCGTATTACCTGCCATTGCGGCCCCCATGTTTCTGATCTCTGGCCCCAAATTGGTCATTGAATGTTGCAAGAACGGCATTGTGGGTACTTTTCCTGCGTTGAACCAACGTACCAGCGAGGGTTTTGAGGAATGGCTCGTTGAAATCAAAGCGGAGTTAAAAAGGTATGAAGAGAAAACGGGCAAAAAGCCGGCACCGTTCGGGGTGAACCTTATTGTGCATCCGACCAATCCGAGGTTAGAAGCCGATCTCAAACTCTGTGTCAAGCACCAAGTGCCGCTCATCATCACTTCTTTGGGTGCTGTTCGACAGGTCGTCGATGCCGTTCATAGTTACGGTGGGCTCGTTTTTCACGACATCATCAAAAAGCGTCACGCCCAAAAAGCGGCCGAAGCAGGTGTGGATGGATTGATACTCGTTTCGGCTGGGGCCGGGGGCCATGCAGGTACCATCAACCCAATGACCCTCGTTGCCGAGGTGAAGCAATTTTTTACCAAAACCATCATTCTGTCAGGTTGCATCAGTACCGGTCGTGACATTGCCTCAGCCATGCAGATGGGGGCCGACCTAGCCTATATGGGTACCCGTTTCATCAACGCTGAAGAAAGCAGGGCCCCTGACGATTACAAGCAGATGATCATTGAGGCAGGTGCCAGTGATGTGACCTATACCGCGGCCATATCTGGGGTACATGCCAATTTTTTATCGGCTAGCCTTAAGGCAGCTGGCATCACCGAAGAAGACCTCAAAAAAGACCACAAAATCGATTTTGGCAAAGAACTCGATACCGAGGCCAAAGCTTGGAAAACCATTTGGTCGGCAGGGCAAGGTGTGGCGACAATTGCGAACACGCTACCCGTTGCAGCCTTGGTGGCCCAATTGAAAGAAGAGTTCAAAAGTGCGGTTGAAGAACAAGCAGCGCTTCTTGCCCGGTTCCCAAAATAG
- a CDS encoding YciI family protein, producing the protein MMRLLFLFLLVPMLVTGQETDDKKESLFVVLYTVGENWNTEKSPNEQPYFKDHSAFLKKLRNDTIITLGARYADTGMIVLKAPNLDAAKKLVNSDIAVQHHLFNVEVHAFAPFYKGCIE; encoded by the coding sequence ATGATGCGATTACTCTTCTTATTTCTTTTGGTTCCCATGTTGGTGACGGGCCAAGAAACAGACGATAAAAAAGAATCTCTTTTTGTGGTTCTCTATACCGTGGGGGAGAATTGGAATACCGAAAAATCTCCTAATGAACAACCCTATTTCAAAGACCATTCCGCTTTTTTAAAAAAGCTTCGTAATGATACTATCATCACCTTGGGTGCTCGATATGCTGATACCGGCATGATCGTGTTAAAGGCCCCCAATCTTGACGCCGCCAAAAAACTTGTTAATTCTGATATTGCCGTACAGCACCATCTTTTCAATGTTGAGGTACATGCCTTTGCTCCGTTCTACAAAGGTTGCATCGAATAA
- a CDS encoding YheT family hydrolase codes for MPLVPADYQPPFLFRNGHFSTIYHGLLRKVDGVVQQRERLELPDGDFLDLDWSESAAPTQKAVILLHGLEGNAQRPYITGSAKQLNSYGFDTCAVNFRGCSGEPNRKYKSYHSGATDDLVAVVDHILSTRTYKELYLKGYSLGGNVALKYLGEGNMIPEQVKGAVAVSVPCDLHDACIELLKPKNILYARRFKKHLLAKLKEKHHLFPERVSKARIDSIVTLKDFDDVYTGPAHGFVDALDYYRQCSSKQFLSNVNVPSLIINAKNDSFLGSNCYPFDEAEANEHVHLEVPDFGGHVGFWGKQNVTYAEQRAVKFFAALAQNDK; via the coding sequence ATGCCTTTGGTCCCTGCCGATTACCAACCTCCATTTTTATTCAGAAATGGACACTTTTCAACCATTTACCATGGCTTGTTGAGAAAGGTCGATGGTGTGGTACAACAACGTGAACGGCTTGAATTACCAGATGGTGACTTTTTGGACCTTGATTGGAGTGAAAGCGCTGCCCCTACCCAAAAAGCGGTCATTTTGTTGCACGGTTTAGAAGGCAATGCCCAACGCCCCTATATTACGGGCAGTGCCAAACAGCTCAATAGCTATGGTTTTGATACCTGTGCCGTGAATTTTCGGGGATGCAGTGGCGAACCCAACCGAAAATATAAATCGTACCACTCTGGGGCCACTGATGATTTGGTGGCCGTCGTCGATCACATTCTGAGCACCAGAACGTACAAAGAACTCTACTTGAAGGGATACAGCTTGGGCGGTAATGTTGCCCTAAAATATTTGGGTGAGGGCAATATGATTCCTGAACAGGTGAAAGGGGCCGTAGCGGTCTCGGTACCTTGTGATTTACATGATGCCTGTATCGAGTTGTTGAAACCCAAAAACATATTGTATGCCCGAAGGTTCAAAAAACATCTGTTAGCCAAATTGAAAGAAAAGCATCACTTATTTCCTGAACGTGTTTCAAAAGCACGGATCGATTCGATAGTGACACTGAAAGATTTTGATGATGTCTATACAGGTCCCGCCCATGGTTTTGTAGATGCCTTGGATTACTACCGGCAATGCAGCAGTAAACAATTTTTGTCAAATGTGAACGTGCCCAGTCTTATCATCAATGCAAAAAACGATTCATTTCTAGGGAGCAATTGCTATCCCTTTGACGAAGCGGAAGCCAATGAACATGTACATCTCGAAGTGCCCGATTTTGGTGGCCATGTGGGTTTCTGGGGAAAACAAAACGTGACCTATGCCGAACAGCGGGCAGTTAAGTTTTTTGCCGCATTGGCCCAAAATGACAAATAA
- a CDS encoding cytochrome c has protein sequence MKKAILFLALGAFIVGCGGKKEEKKDDGFEVSRTKKEEKKVETSEGVPVDLNNKGVGPIKDLKFPDEINEEMAARGEAKFNTICIACHMVDQRMIGPAMAGVYERRSPEWVMNMILNPDGMLKEDPIAKALLKEYNNAIMLNQNLTEDEARDIAEYLRKL, from the coding sequence ATGAAAAAAGCAATATTGTTTCTGGCCCTAGGAGCTTTTATAGTGGGCTGTGGGGGTAAAAAGGAAGAAAAAAAAGATGATGGGTTTGAGGTGAGCCGCACCAAAAAAGAAGAGAAAAAAGTGGAGACCAGTGAGGGTGTGCCCGTTGATTTGAACAATAAAGGTGTCGGGCCTATCAAAGACCTGAAATTTCCTGATGAGATCAATGAAGAAATGGCCGCCCGTGGCGAAGCAAAGTTCAATACCATATGTATCGCTTGCCATATGGTCGATCAACGTATGATCGGTCCGGCAATGGCAGGGGTCTATGAGCGACGTAGTCCCGAATGGGTCATGAACATGATTCTGAACCCTGATGGTATGCTAAAAGAAGACCCTATTGCCAAGGCTTTGTTGAAAGAATACAACAACGCCATCATGTTGAACCAAAACTTGACCGAAGACGAAGCCCGCGATATAGCCGAGTATCTAAGAAAACTATAA
- a CDS encoding membrane or secreted protein → MKKYLFPSLLLIFSLSIQGQSLIGAWEATTSHEGNLLRNVVIFADGYQAATFYDAETGAFVSTNGGTWSLDGNTMTETIEFDTKKPERVGTTTSFEVIFDSDELRIKDVDMVWKRIDDGTPGDLAGAWLISGRKQNDEMRQMDTNRPRKTMKILSGTRFQWIAYNTETAEFMGTGGGTYTTAEGKYTENIEFFSRDNSRVGASLQFDYELKDGGWHHSGLSSKGQPIYEIWSTRMP, encoded by the coding sequence ATGAAAAAATATCTCTTCCCGTCACTATTGTTGATCTTTTCACTTTCGATTCAGGGGCAGTCGCTTATCGGGGCTTGGGAGGCCACTACCTCCCATGAAGGCAACCTGCTCAGAAATGTGGTCATTTTTGCCGATGGCTATCAAGCGGCCACTTTTTACGATGCCGAAACAGGAGCCTTTGTAAGCACAAACGGAGGCACTTGGAGCTTAGATGGCAATACGATGACCGAGACGATCGAATTCGACACCAAGAAACCTGAACGGGTTGGCACCACAACTTCTTTTGAAGTAATTTTCGATAGCGATGAATTGCGCATCAAAGATGTTGATATGGTTTGGAAGCGCATCGATGATGGTACTCCCGGTGATTTGGCAGGGGCGTGGCTGATTTCAGGGCGTAAACAAAACGATGAGATGCGCCAGATGGATACCAACAGGCCGAGAAAGACCATGAAAATTCTGTCGGGCACCCGATTTCAATGGATTGCCTACAACACCGAAACAGCAGAGTTTATGGGTACCGGCGGGGGCACCTATACCACGGCAGAAGGCAAGTACACCGAGAACATCGAGTTTTTCTCACGCGATAATTCCCGGGTCGGGGCAAGCCTACAGTTCGATTATGAACTAAAAGATGGTGGTTGGCACCATTCAGGGCTTAGCAGCAAAGGCCAACCTATCTATGAAATTTGGAGCACACGAATGCCTTAA
- a CDS encoding DinB family protein, translating into MKPCLSVLFLFLIINVQAQEMGLPYHQIPDYPSEYTSGNIVSRLVDGLGFRYYWATDGLTPSDLDYKPSEEARTVMETLQHIHSMSETILNAPSATPNVQPKDFGHYSFDELRKKTLENLQAASKLYSAMQDDDFENSKVIFQRGDKKSDFPFWNMLNGMLSDCIYHTGQIVLMRRANGNPKNPNVSVFLGKIRE; encoded by the coding sequence ATGAAACCTTGTCTCAGTGTTTTGTTCCTATTTTTGATCATCAATGTTCAAGCTCAAGAAATGGGTCTGCCTTATCACCAAATTCCTGACTATCCTTCCGAATATACTTCTGGAAACATTGTTTCACGGTTGGTCGATGGTCTCGGTTTTCGCTATTATTGGGCGACTGATGGTTTGACGCCATCAGACCTTGACTATAAACCCTCTGAAGAGGCCCGAACCGTTATGGAGACCCTGCAGCACATCCATAGCATGTCAGAAACCATTTTGAACGCCCCCAGTGCCACGCCCAATGTGCAACCCAAAGATTTTGGCCATTATTCATTTGATGAGCTTCGCAAAAAGACCTTAGAAAATTTACAGGCGGCGAGCAAACTTTATTCCGCTATGCAAGACGATGATTTTGAAAACTCGAAGGTCATCTTTCAACGCGGTGACAAAAAAAGTGATTTTCCCTTCTGGAACATGCTCAACGGCATGCTCTCAGACTGCATCTACCATACAGGGCAAATCGTGTTGATGCGCAGGGCAAATGGTAATCCGAAGAATCCGAATGTCAGTGTCTTCTTGGGCAAGATAAGGGAATGA
- a CDS encoding arsenate reductase family protein — protein sequence MKKIYHLETCKTCQKILKELEPLNDVELREIKSKGITPEELEEMRARTDSYESLFSRRAMLFRQRGLNDKQLSENDYRDLILEHYTFLKRPVVVVDDQIFIGNAKKAVEGAKAALH from the coding sequence ATGAAAAAGATCTATCATCTTGAAACCTGCAAAACCTGCCAAAAAATCTTAAAGGAACTGGAGCCCTTGAACGATGTGGAACTCCGCGAAATCAAGTCAAAGGGCATAACCCCTGAAGAACTGGAAGAAATGCGTGCCCGAACCGACAGTTACGAATCGCTGTTCAGCAGAAGGGCCATGCTGTTCAGACAACGAGGCCTAAACGACAAACAGCTTTCCGAGAATGATTACCGCGACTTGATATTGGAGCACTATACCTTTTTAAAAAGACCTGTGGTGGTAGTCGATGATCAAATCTTTATAGGCAACGCCAAAAAGGCCGTAGAAGGGGCCAAAGCCGCCCTACATTGA
- a CDS encoding thioesterase family protein, whose amino-acid sequence MFLKEFEIRWSDLDANRHLANSAYINFMSHTRMAYLGQLGFNQKTMAQHNIGPVVFYEHVYYFKEVFPGKPVQVSLGFKGMSKDGMFFEFQHDFYDSDGTNFARCEMMGAWIDLKERKLTALPQVFLDAFDKMEKVEEFRILTKEDTRRFAKTPKNLV is encoded by the coding sequence ATGTTTCTAAAAGAGTTTGAAATTCGTTGGAGTGATCTCGATGCGAATCGCCATCTGGCCAATTCGGCCTACATCAATTTTATGAGCCATACCCGAATGGCGTACCTTGGCCAATTGGGGTTCAACCAAAAGACTATGGCACAGCATAACATTGGCCCTGTGGTCTTTTATGAGCATGTATATTATTTCAAGGAAGTATTTCCTGGAAAACCTGTACAGGTCTCGTTGGGCTTTAAGGGGATGAGTAAAGATGGTATGTTCTTTGAATTTCAGCATGATTTTTATGATTCGGATGGGACAAACTTTGCCCGTTGTGAGATGATGGGCGCTTGGATCGACCTAAAGGAGCGAAAACTCACTGCCCTGCCCCAAGTTTTTTTGGATGCTTTCGATAAGATGGAGAAGGTCGAGGAATTCAGGATCTTGACAAAAGAAGATACCCGCAGGTTTGCGAAAACACCTAAGAATTTGGTCTGA
- a CDS encoding ArsR/SmtB family transcription factor produces MNIIEISKVLSNKTRVDILKWLKDPEANFPPHQDIDHFDDGVCVGYIQDKAGLSQSTISTYLNSMQNADLVIPTRHGKWTYYKRNEKVLQAYVEALKKEL; encoded by the coding sequence ATGAACATCATTGAAATCAGCAAGGTTCTATCAAATAAGACAAGAGTCGATATTCTGAAATGGTTAAAAGACCCTGAGGCGAATTTCCCTCCCCATCAAGATATTGACCATTTCGACGATGGGGTCTGTGTGGGCTATATTCAAGATAAGGCGGGCCTATCGCAATCGACCATTTCAACCTATTTGAATTCAATGCAGAATGCCGATTTGGTAATCCCTACCCGACATGGTAAATGGACATATTATAAGCGAAATGAAAAAGTATTACAGGCTTATGTTGAAGCCTTAAAAAAGGAACTGTAA
- a CDS encoding bestrophin family protein, with protein sequence MYIKRNISWGIILRFAWKNLLFFTIYACLVFGLYHYLNWNHIDIPFQPLSVIGIAVAFYIGFKNSQSYDRFWEARKIWGGIVNYSRTWANNVLCFVQNDRNAQIQLIHRHIAWINALRIQLRQPTSFSIKENKSVERLFDKHGERNPVCSGMELLLDATEVDDLENRKNVATHLVKNQGLQLKKLLEEEKITEFDKQVFHNNLEELYNLQGKCERIKNTPFPRQYAYFSTVFTWIFILLLPFGLLNVFESNLDKLEVGNNWWYIVLMIFFSVLISWIFTTMEKIGSNSEDPFEGRINDVPMTALCRTIEIDLRDMLDEEHLPEKTRPMHNILY encoded by the coding sequence ATGTATATCAAAAGAAATATCAGCTGGGGCATCATTTTGCGCTTTGCGTGGAAAAACTTATTGTTTTTCACCATATATGCCTGCCTAGTCTTCGGACTCTATCATTATTTGAATTGGAATCATATTGACATCCCCTTTCAGCCGTTATCGGTCATCGGTATCGCGGTGGCATTTTATATTGGTTTCAAGAACAGTCAGAGCTATGACCGCTTTTGGGAAGCCAGAAAGATTTGGGGGGGCATCGTGAACTATTCACGAACTTGGGCCAACAACGTACTCTGTTTTGTACAAAACGACCGAAATGCCCAGATACAATTGATCCACCGACACATCGCTTGGATCAATGCCCTGCGTATTCAACTACGGCAACCGACCTCATTTTCGATTAAAGAAAACAAATCGGTCGAGCGCCTTTTTGACAAGCATGGTGAGCGCAATCCTGTCTGCAGTGGTATGGAGTTATTGCTCGATGCAACAGAGGTCGATGACCTTGAAAACCGAAAGAATGTCGCTACGCATCTTGTAAAAAACCAAGGGCTGCAGCTCAAAAAATTGCTGGAAGAGGAAAAAATCACTGAGTTCGACAAGCAGGTCTTTCACAACAATTTAGAAGAACTTTATAATCTTCAAGGTAAGTGCGAGCGTATCAAGAACACCCCTTTCCCTAGGCAATATGCCTATTTCAGCACAGTGTTCACATGGATTTTCATCTTGTTGTTGCCTTTTGGATTGCTGAACGTCTTTGAGAGCAACCTCGATAAACTCGAGGTCGGCAACAATTGGTGGTACATCGTACTCATGATTTTCTTTTCGGTGCTCATCTCTTGGATTTTCACCACTATGGAAAAAATCGGAAGCAACAGTGAAGACCCGTTCGAGGGCCGTATCAACGATGTGCCCATGACGGCCCTTTGCCGTACCATAGAAATCGATCTACGCGATATGCTCGATGAGGAGCACTTGCCAGAAAAGACCCGGCCCATGCACAATATTCTATACTGA
- a CDS encoding UBP-type zinc finger domain-containing protein, which produces MGLRAKKCEHLEAVKEVKKTKTYECEACVGIGGSWVHLRTCQKCGVTLCCDSSPNKHARKHAESHKHPVISSAEPNEKWLWCYEHKTIMKYT; this is translated from the coding sequence ATGGGGCTAAGAGCAAAAAAATGTGAGCATCTAGAGGCTGTCAAAGAAGTAAAAAAAACCAAAACTTATGAATGTGAGGCTTGTGTGGGGATCGGTGGTTCTTGGGTGCACCTAAGAACATGTCAGAAATGCGGTGTCACCCTATGTTGTGACAGCTCACCCAATAAACATGCCCGTAAACATGCTGAATCACACAAACATCCTGTCATAAGTTCTGCCGAACCCAATGAAAAATGGCTCTGGTGCTACGAACACAAGACCATAATGAAATATACATAA